One segment of Chionomys nivalis chromosome 1, mChiNiv1.1, whole genome shotgun sequence DNA contains the following:
- the Tp53i3 gene encoding quinone oxidoreductase PIG3 isoform X1 produces MSSGQKMESLSFLPAAHPVYPDSMLAVYFDQPGGPENLYLKEVAKPSPGEGEVLLKVAASALNRADILQRLGQYDPPPGASSILGLEASGHVVELGPGCQGHWKIGDLAMALLPGGGQAQYVTVHEDLLMPIPKGLTLSQAAAIPEAWITAFQLLHLAGHVQAGDYVLIHAGSSGVGTAAIQLTRKAGAIPLVTAGSPHKLQMAENLGAAAGFNYREDFSEATLRFTKGVGVDIILDCVGGSYWEKNVNCLALEGRWILYGLIGGGDVNGPLFSKLLFKRGSLITSLLRPRDIKYKQALVKIFTEQILPYFSEDCPQRLLPVVDRVYQAIDIQAAHEYMEANKNVGKIVLELPQ; encoded by the exons AGCCTGAGCTTTCTGCCTGCTGCCCACCCAGTGTACCCAGACAGCATGCTGGCAGTGTACTTTGACCAGCCAGGTGGACCAGAAAACCTCTACCTCAAGGAGGTGGCCAAGCCGAGCCCAGGAGAGGGTGAAGTCCTCCTGAAGGTGGCAGCCAGTGCCCTGAACAGGGCTGACATACTCCAG AGACTGGGCCAGTATGACCCGCCCCCAGGGGCCAGTAGCATTTTAGGACTTGAAGCATCAGGACATGTGGTTGAGCTGGGGCCCGGCTGCCAGGGACACTGGAAGATTGGGGATTTGGCCATGGCTTTGCTCCCTGGTGGAGGACAAGCTCAGTATGTCACTGTCCATGAAGATCTTCTTATGCCTATCCCAAAAGGACTGACCCTGTCTCAAGCTGCAGCCATCCCAGAGGCCTGGATTACTGCCTTTCAGCTCTTACATCTGGCAG GCCACGTTCAAGCTGGAGACTATGTGCTGATCCATGCGGGATCCAGCGGTGTGGGCACAGCTGCCATCCAGCTGACTCGGAAGGCTGGCGCTATTCCTCTGGTCACAGCTGGCTCCCCGCACAAACTTCAAATGGCCGAAAATCTTGGGGCAGCTGCTGGATTCAATTACAGAGAAGATTTTTCTGAAGCAACATTGAGATTCACTAAAG GCGTTGGAGTTGATATTATTCTAGACTGCGTAGGTGGATCCTATTGGGAGAAGAATGTCAACTGCCTTGCTCTTGAGGGCCGCTGGATTCTCTATGGTTTAATAGGAGGAGGTGATGTTAATGGGCCCCTGTTTTCAAAACTGCTTTTTAAACGAGGGAGTTTGATCACCAGCTTGTTGCGACCTAGGGATATTAAG TACAAGCAAGCGCTGGTGAAAATTTTCACGGAGCAGATTCTGCCCTACTTCTCCGAGGACTGCCCACAACGTCTGCTGCCGGTGGTGGACAGGGTCTACCAGGCGATTGATATTCAAGCGGCCCACGAGTACATGGAAGCTAACAAGAACGTGGGCAAAATCGTTTTGGAGCTGCCCCAGTGA
- the Tp53i3 gene encoding quinone oxidoreductase PIG3 isoform X2 — translation MLAVYFDQPGGPENLYLKEVAKPSPGEGEVLLKVAASALNRADILQRLGQYDPPPGASSILGLEASGHVVELGPGCQGHWKIGDLAMALLPGGGQAQYVTVHEDLLMPIPKGLTLSQAAAIPEAWITAFQLLHLAGHVQAGDYVLIHAGSSGVGTAAIQLTRKAGAIPLVTAGSPHKLQMAENLGAAAGFNYREDFSEATLRFTKGVGVDIILDCVGGSYWEKNVNCLALEGRWILYGLIGGGDVNGPLFSKLLFKRGSLITSLLRPRDIKYKQALVKIFTEQILPYFSEDCPQRLLPVVDRVYQAIDIQAAHEYMEANKNVGKIVLELPQ, via the exons ATGCTGGCAGTGTACTTTGACCAGCCAGGTGGACCAGAAAACCTCTACCTCAAGGAGGTGGCCAAGCCGAGCCCAGGAGAGGGTGAAGTCCTCCTGAAGGTGGCAGCCAGTGCCCTGAACAGGGCTGACATACTCCAG AGACTGGGCCAGTATGACCCGCCCCCAGGGGCCAGTAGCATTTTAGGACTTGAAGCATCAGGACATGTGGTTGAGCTGGGGCCCGGCTGCCAGGGACACTGGAAGATTGGGGATTTGGCCATGGCTTTGCTCCCTGGTGGAGGACAAGCTCAGTATGTCACTGTCCATGAAGATCTTCTTATGCCTATCCCAAAAGGACTGACCCTGTCTCAAGCTGCAGCCATCCCAGAGGCCTGGATTACTGCCTTTCAGCTCTTACATCTGGCAG GCCACGTTCAAGCTGGAGACTATGTGCTGATCCATGCGGGATCCAGCGGTGTGGGCACAGCTGCCATCCAGCTGACTCGGAAGGCTGGCGCTATTCCTCTGGTCACAGCTGGCTCCCCGCACAAACTTCAAATGGCCGAAAATCTTGGGGCAGCTGCTGGATTCAATTACAGAGAAGATTTTTCTGAAGCAACATTGAGATTCACTAAAG GCGTTGGAGTTGATATTATTCTAGACTGCGTAGGTGGATCCTATTGGGAGAAGAATGTCAACTGCCTTGCTCTTGAGGGCCGCTGGATTCTCTATGGTTTAATAGGAGGAGGTGATGTTAATGGGCCCCTGTTTTCAAAACTGCTTTTTAAACGAGGGAGTTTGATCACCAGCTTGTTGCGACCTAGGGATATTAAG TACAAGCAAGCGCTGGTGAAAATTTTCACGGAGCAGATTCTGCCCTACTTCTCCGAGGACTGCCCACAACGTCTGCTGCCGGTGGTGGACAGGGTCTACCAGGCGATTGATATTCAAGCGGCCCACGAGTACATGGAAGCTAACAAGAACGTGGGCAAAATCGTTTTGGAGCTGCCCCAGTGA
- the Sf3b6 gene encoding splicing factor 3B subunit 6: MAMQAAKRANIRLPPEVNRILYIRNLPYKITAEEMYDIFGKYGPIRQIRVGNTPETRGTAYVVYEDIFDAKNACDHLSGFNVCNRYLVVLYYNANRAFQKMDTKKKEEQLKLLKEKYGINTDPPK, translated from the exons ATGGCGATGCAAGCGGCCAAGAGGGCGAAT ATTCGCCTCCCACCTGAAGTAAATCGAATTTTATATATAAGGAATTTGCCATATAAAATCACAGCGGAAGAAATGTATGATATATTTGGGAAATATGGACCTATTCGTCAAATCAGagt AGGAAATACACCTGAGACCAGAGGAACAGCGTATGTGGTCTATGAAGATATCTTTGATGCTAAGAATGCATGTGACCATCTATCGGGATTCAATGTGTGTAACAGATACCTCGTGGTTTTGTACTACAATGCTAACCGG GCATTCCAGAAGATGGACACcaagaagaaggaagagcagctgaagctTCTCAAGGAAAAGTATGGCATCAACACAGATCCCCCAAAATGA